A window from Thermoanaerobacterales bacterium encodes these proteins:
- the proB gene encoding glutamate 5-kinase, whose protein sequence is MENRSQLGASHRIVIKIGSSSLAYATGKLNLGGIDLLVRQIADLHNEGRQVLLVTSGAIGAGAGKMGLGRRPRSIPEKQAAAAVGQGLLMHVYEKFFAEYGVTVGQVLVAREDFADRKRFINMRNTLCALLRFGVLPVINENDTVAVDEIKMGDNDYLSALVAGLVNADVLLLLSDVDGLYTGDPGRDPAARLIPSVREITPEVEALGGGSGSDLGTGGMATKLAAARMAMQSGVITVIARAHAREVIRRVLGGEEVGTVFWPAENKLEARKRWIAYGSAVAGSVKVDEGAARALIKQGKSLLPSGVIGVEGRFGVGDTVSIVDPQGREIARGIVNFTAAEIEKIKGVNTGDIAAILGPRSYEEVVHRNNMVLEIR, encoded by the coding sequence GTGGAAAACCGTTCCCAGCTTGGCGCCAGCCACCGCATTGTCATCAAAATCGGTTCCAGCTCGCTGGCCTATGCCACCGGGAAACTAAACCTGGGTGGCATTGATCTTTTGGTCCGGCAGATAGCCGACCTGCACAACGAAGGCCGGCAGGTCCTTTTGGTCACTTCGGGGGCCATCGGTGCCGGGGCCGGAAAGATGGGCCTGGGCCGGCGTCCGCGGAGCATCCCCGAAAAGCAGGCGGCCGCGGCCGTGGGCCAGGGACTGCTGATGCACGTCTACGAGAAGTTCTTTGCCGAATACGGCGTAACGGTCGGCCAGGTGCTGGTGGCCCGGGAGGACTTCGCCGACCGGAAGCGCTTCATTAATATGCGCAACACACTCTGCGCCCTGTTGCGTTTCGGCGTGCTGCCGGTGATCAACGAGAACGATACCGTGGCCGTCGACGAGATCAAAATGGGGGATAACGACTACCTGTCGGCCCTGGTGGCGGGACTGGTCAACGCCGATGTCCTGCTCCTCCTTTCGGATGTCGACGGGCTGTACACCGGCGACCCGGGGCGGGATCCCGCGGCCCGGCTGATCCCATCGGTGCGCGAAATAACCCCGGAGGTCGAGGCCCTGGGAGGCGGGAGCGGTTCGGACCTGGGCACGGGCGGTATGGCGACCAAGCTTGCCGCGGCCCGGATGGCGATGCAGTCCGGGGTGATCACCGTCATCGCCCGCGCGCACGCCCGGGAAGTCATCCGCCGTGTCCTCGGCGGGGAGGAAGTGGGTACCGTCTTCTGGCCCGCGGAGAACAAGCTCGAGGCGCGCAAGCGCTGGATCGCCTACGGGTCCGCCGTCGCCGGAAGCGTTAAGGTCGACGAGGGAGCGGCCCGGGCCTTAATCAAGCAGGGGAAGAGCCTCCTCCCGTCCGGGGTGATCGGGGTCGAAGGCCGCTTCGGCGTCGGGGACACGGTGAGCATCGTCGATCCCCAGGGGCGGGAAATAGCCCGCGGCATCGTCAATTTCACGGCCGCCGAGATTGAGAAGATCAAGGGCGTTAACACCGGGGACATCGCGGCCATCCTGGGCCCCCGCTCCTACGAGGAAGTCGTGCACAGGAACAACATGGTATTGGAAATAAGGTAG